ATTTTGTTGAATATAAATCCAAACATGCGATACCTGTTAAAATTCAATTGACACTCAAGGCCATTCTTCATATCCTTGGTCCGCGAAAAAGAATTTCTTATCAATCAACATAACTGGATAAGAGACAAATTTGAAAGGTTCAAAACCCATGCCCCTGACGGAAGACATCAAAGACTACGCCCTCGACCTTGGCTACAGCAAGGCAGGCGTTACCAGTGCGGAGGGCTTCCCCGAGTACGCTGCGGAGCTCCAATCGAGATACGACATGTACAGCTGGTACATCGACAGCCCCCGTCAGCCTATTATCGGCGCAATCCCAAGAAAGGCCATGCCTTCAGCCAAATCCATAGTCTCCCTCGTTTACGATTACGCCAGAGGGTCCTTTCCGGAAAACTTGACGGGCAAAATAGGCCGGCTCTATCAGGCAAGGTGCTACAACGCCCCGGAACATCGAATCAACGGGACAAGGCCACGGCTGATGCGCGAGTTTCTGGAAAAGGCGGGATGCCGTGTAGCCCAGGGAATATTTCTTCCGGAGAGGTTGACCGCCGCACGCGCGGGAATCGTCACCTACGGGAAGAACTGCTTTGCTTTCTCCGAAGGCATGGGATCGTTCATTGTTCTCTCCTCGTTTGTCGTGGATGTGGAACTTGACTATGACGAGCCTACTTTCGCGGTGAAATGTCCCCCCAAGTGTACGGCATGTATGGATGCCTGTCCCACGGGAGCCATCTACGAACCTTTGAAGATGAACCCGCGGCGCTGCATCGCCTTCAACACCTTCTGGACGCAGGACGGTGTTCCCGGCTCCACAAGTTACATCGCTCCTGAAATCCGGGAAAAGATGGGAACGTGGATCCACGGCTGCGATATCTGTCAGGAAGCGTGCCCGATGAATCAACGCAGGCTGAAGGCAAAGCTGCCCCCGGATCCA
Above is a genomic segment from Deltaproteobacteria bacterium containing:
- a CDS encoding HEAT repeat domain-containing protein yields the protein MKGSKPMPLTEDIKDYALDLGYSKAGVTSAEGFPEYAAELQSRYDMYSWYIDSPRQPIIGAIPRKAMPSAKSIVSLVYDYARGSFPENLTGKIGRLYQARCYNAPEHRINGTRPRLMREFLEKAGCRVAQGIFLPERLTAARAGIVTYGKNCFAFSEGMGSFIVLSSFVVDVELDYDEPTFAVKCPPKCTACMDACPTGAIYEPLKMNPRRCIAFNTFWTQDGVPGSTSYIAPEIREKMGTWIHGCDICQEACPMNQRRLKAKLPPDPFLEKIARDFDLIKLLDLSTEFYRTRVQPLMYNYIRDRKYFQRNAAIAMGNIGDPAFIPALARALKDPEELVRGYAAWAMGKIGGPKSGQILESSLAREAAESVIREIKAAVVLA